tggctcccaatcagagacaatgcaaaacacctgtctctgattgagaaccatatcaggctaaatgaacaaacctaaacatagaaacaaataacatagactgcccaccccaactcacgccctgaccaactaaacaaagacaaaacaagggaaaataaaggtcagaacgtgacagttattAGCCCCTTTATTGTGAGGGTTGGAGGATGTGCCATTCCTTATTTTCAAATGATGCCTATAGCAATATTTCCATATGCAGTGTACACAGTCTTGCACTCCTAGAACATTTGTCTGGATTGGTATTTTGACAAAGTTCTGGAATAATAATAAGTGTCACGATCATcttcttgagagagagaggaccaaggcgcagcgcgtgaaaaatacatcttctttaatgaaggaaaaaaacaaactcttacaaaatgaacaaaacaaacgtgaagctaaacctgaactaagtgcacacatgcaacatagaacatagacaattacccacaaacacctaaagcctatggctgccttaaatatggctcccaatcagagacaacaataaacagctgtctctgattgagaaccaaatcaggcaaccatagactttcctaaacacatccactgaaacacaaccccatacatactaaaaaccccttaaacaaacacacaccctaaactagacaaaacacacagacaacccaccccaactcacgccctgaccaactaaataaataaaagaaaaaggaacaatatgtcaggaacgtgacaataagccACTTTATTTTGAGGGTTGGgagacatacagatgtaggatcttaatttaagccagtttgctacagcaggaaaataatcctgcagcaacgggaaatgtgaattattaggtgaattataattcatggatttttttgtaagggttgataAACCTTAAATACACTACTGCAAGAaaatagtgatcaaattaagatcttattCTTCAATGATGTTCATTTAAAAGCCATATTTCCATAAATACTGTCCTAAGAGAATCAACTATTCCTTCATGTGTGTTATTGTAACATGTTTCAGTGAATGTTTGATGAGTTTTCAGTCTCTAAGGTTCATGCAACCACCATTAATACAAacatttaaaacttttttttacaatatattttatttattccttcaaaaaaatatataaacactgCATATCTAGATTGTATTGTAGGATAGACAATATCTCGGTGGTTAACATTCATCAGGCAATATACAAATAATTTCAAGACCCCAGGTGGTAGGGATTTTGGCAGAAGCCCTTTATCAACTTCtccatgctagcagatacccattgACTTCCAGtaattgtgctaacgctagttaacaTGGGCTCACTAAACTACctgtaacttccttcatactggacacggaCACATAGAAATGGTATCCACAAATTCATCTGACTGGGGAAATAGATTTCCAAAATCCCAAAGCTTCCTATGACAGAAAATGTTACATAGAACATACCATTGAGATATTATAACTGAATGACATTTCTACTTCACAGATATCAAGGTTTATTGGCATTTAGGGGTAACATTTCATTTTGTAGTAGTCCACAATTGAACAGTAAACATTCAACATCAATACATAAAATACACTAACTACTAGTACACTGCGTTTAAATCAATAAACATAAGAAAGCAAAACAGGTAGTTTATTAATTCAGATTTTCAACAATACAAAAGATCAAGATACAATCATGGCTAATTAACTTTAACGTGTTTTAGTGGTGACCTAGCAACCTTTCCTCTTGTTTAGCTCCATCCAGACTACCCCCTAAACTCCGGCCACTCTCAAACTCCAGGTTCATCTTGTTCTGTCTCAGTGTGTCCATCTCAGTATCCACGCAACCAGACCccccagaggaggagagggtggcgGGGTTCGCTGCTGAGGTAGTGTGATACCTGCGCCCCTTGGAGCCGCCACATCTCACTCTTGTGTAAAGCAGATAGAAAACCTCAATCACATTCAGAGCCAGAGACACACAGGCCACCACCAGCATGAAGATGATGAATATGGTCTTCTCTGTGGGACGAGACATGTAGCATTCTACAGTAAAGGGACAGGGAGATTTGGAGCAAGGGAACATGGGGACCATGACAAACCCATACAGGTAGTACTGGCCAACAATAAAAGCGATCTCTAGAATGATCTTAAAGAATAGCTGGGTCATGTAACTGCACAACAAATCTCCCCTAATTCTGACCTTCCCTGCTTCATCTGTGTATTTGGGCTTCTTCAACATGCCATTATCTTCTTGGCTGTGCAGTATGACTCTTAGCTTGTTCTCCTGGCTGATGACATGCATGGCATGGCCCAGGTACAGAAGAGTTGGAGTAGAGATGAAGATGATCTGCATGACCCAGAAACGGATGTGTGATATGGGGAAGATCCAGTCGTAGCAGACATTCTCACAACCAGGTTGTTGCGTATTGCATAAGAAACCAGATTGTTCATCGCCCCACACACTCTCCGCTCCAGCACCCAGAACCATGATCCTGAACAGGAACAGgacactcatccatatctttcCAATGACCGTTGAGTGGGACTGCACCTTGTCCAGTAACGTGGAAAGAAAACTCCAGTCTCCCATGTTTGCTGATGTTCAATGGCTTTCTAAAGAAGAGAAAAAAATAAGCAGTTAATTAATTTGACAGTAGAAGACCCATCTTATCAATAAGTCAGGTTGTCAAACATTTTCCACTTCTCTTTTTACCCTTAATCATTCATTTGATTTTTGGGGCACGCACACAACGGCATCAAGACCAAGTTCCTAAAACTGATATCCCTCTATCATCAAGACAATAATTATATATTGTATGTAATAACCCTTCTACATTGAAAGACAACCCTCGTTCaaaaacaaacttaaaatgtaaGCAGTTAGTCACATAATGAAGAGCAACAAAAAGCACATGACAGGCTAGATTATAGTTCATGTCTAGTATGTATTGATTATGAGGAAAAGTTGATGTATGCCTTATTTACTATTAATAATATGTTCATATTTTATGATATTGCATGGTAATCAGTACACCCCAAACACCTTACGTACTGAACAATCCACTCTTATAATGACTTCAATAAAAATTCATTAGATCCAAAAGAATTACAGAACAAACTACTACTAAATGACTCAAAAGATAGGAAAATGTGAAACGAGGAGAAAAAAGGTGCCTCCTACCTGGTCCTGACTCTATGGTGAATATACCTCCAAGACCAACTGATCGCTAACATGAGTTGAACCTTGAGTTTTGGAGGATGGTGGTAAGGATTGCGTCAGGTTCCCTGTCACGTTGTCATAATCAGCAAATTCAATTTTAAAAGTTAACCTGTACAGGACTGACAGGAAGGGCCATATATAATGACTGACAGAATGATACATACCCACAACAATAAGAAGCATGCACTCAACAGACTTAACAGGAACACATCTAAATAAATAATTTTGTCTTGTAATGAATTGATAACACAGAGCCCAGAGTTGTTGCTAAAATAGGCATCATGGAGTCCGAAACATTCAAACCAAACACAATACCAGCCAGAATAATTTCCTtataaaataataatttattaaaTCAAGATTATAGTGTTATATGAATGACATCTACTTATACATGCAATGTCACAACCAATAATACAAATCCCCAAGAAATATTCAGAAAATTAAGAAATGCATCTAATATAAAGGAACATATTTATATTAGACAATATTTGTCTGTGGTACAAGCTCAAACATGAATCCTTTATCACATAAAAACATGATGAATATGTTATTTAATGTTTAGGAGAAATATGTATGGGTGTAGACTGGCATGCGAATCATTGAGTCAACATACGAGCAGGTTTTGTGAAAAAGAATGTGTACAAAAGCTGACACCTTAGATGTGGACTTCCCCCATGTTAGCAGTGTTTTCCTCAGAAGCCACACTTTTCGCCACCCCACTGCCCAGCTTCCTCCCCTGCAGCTCCAACTCCAGATTGACCCAGTTCTGGATCATCTGGTCTTTGTTCTCAAAGGCCTTTCTCTCCAGGACAGGGGTGACCGGGGTCACCGTGTAGTCCTGCCTTCTGTCCAGACACTCTTTGACCGATTTGACAAACAGGTAAAAGAGCTCAATGAGGTTGAGGAGTAGAGACACACAGGCTACCACCAGCATAAACCAGATGAAGACGGTTTTCTCTGTGGGTCTGGACAGGAAGCAGTCCACCTTGTGAGGGCAGGGGAAGCGAACGCAGATAAAGCGGGCCTGGAGGGTGAAGCCATACAGGTAGTACTGTCCCACGATGAACCCCACCTCTAGAAGGATCTTCACCAGTACGTGCAGCACGTAACTGCGTAACAGACGGCCACGCAGGTTAATCTTTCCATTGTCATTGCTGTACTTGGGGACTTTGTAGCCTTTCTTCAGGAAGTCATTGGCCTGCTCATCCTGTGCTTGCTTCTTCATCTTCTCCCTGACTTTCTTCTCTACGTGGATGATGTGGAGGACATGGCCCAGGTACACCAGGGTTGGGGTGGAAACGGAGATGATCTGAAGCACCCAGAAACGGACGTGTGAGATGGGGAAAGCGTGGTCATAACAGACGTTCTCACATCCCGGCTGGTCTGTGTTACAGACGAAGTCTGACTGCTCGTCCCCCCACACCTTCTCTGCCCCGGCCCCAAGGACCAGGATCCTGAAGACAAACAGGACAGTTAGCCAGATCTTCCCTATGACTGTGGAGTGGGACTGCACTTTGTCCAGCAGCCGGCCCAGCAAGTCCCATTCACCCATTTCGATCAGTTAGACAGTTTGCTGTGGAAAAACATATAATTGATTTATCACATGTTGGATTACTGTTACGACTAcaactgtaaaatgtatttaatgttttAAGCAATGTTTTAGAGAATGAATTGATCTCATAACAGCATGAATGAATGAAACAACTGTACTAATTCAAATGTACCAATGAGTCGTCAATCAAGGACCTTCTTTATCGGTTAGTTTGAACCATTGAGTACATTGATAAGTGAAGACCCATGAGGCCCAGATATCAGGAGCCATTACAATAACAGACCTTTCCAATCTGGTGAGAACCAAGGACCTGACCTTGTTAAACCCCCAAACATTGATTGCTTTATTCAGAAGGCACAAGAAGACATTACAATTATTTCCTGCCTTTCCATTACAGTTTCCTGTGCCACAATTTAATTCAGGGTAATTTATTGAACGCATACTCAAAATTTTATCTTTGACTATCAACGTTTTCTGAGGAAAAACCTCTCACTGCAGATAGTTTTTCATCAAAGATGTACGCGTAGTCTAAGTATTGTTAAACAGGTATGTTCACATGTTATAAATAATGTAATTATAGGCTATGTTATTACTTTTTAGTCATGGTCAGCAAATCTCATGCACCCTTACAAAATATCCCTTTAATGTAAATTTGATTGATTAACAATTGATTAACCTCACTGTCTATGCATTATGACTGTCTAGTATAGTATTACCAACAACTAATCAGAGGCAATGCACTTAACTATTTTAAGAGGTTGCATTTTCGTAATAAAAGAAGAGACCATTACATCTCACTTTCTAATGTCATGAATGCAA
This portion of the Salvelinus fontinalis isolate EN_2023a chromosome 27, ASM2944872v1, whole genome shotgun sequence genome encodes:
- the LOC129825703 gene encoding gap junction Cx32.2 protein-like, whose translation is MGDWSFLSTLLDKVQSHSTVIGKIWMSVLFLFRIMVLGAGAESVWGDEQSGFLCNTQQPGCENVCYDWIFPISHIRFWVMQIIFISTPTLLYLGHAMHVISQENKLRVILHSQEDNGMLKKPKYTDEAGKVRIRGDLLCSYMTQLFFKIILEIAFIVGQYYLYGFVMVPMFPCSKSPCPFTVECYMSRPTEKTIFIIFMLVVACVSLALNVIEVFYLLYTRVRCGGSKGRRYHTTSAANPATLSSSGGSGCVDTEMDTLRQNKMNLEFESGRSLGGSLDGAKQEERLLGHH
- the LOC129825704 gene encoding gap junction Cx32.7 protein-like is translated as MGEWDLLGRLLDKVQSHSTVIGKIWLTVLFVFRILVLGAGAEKVWGDEQSDFVCNTDQPGCENVCYDHAFPISHVRFWVLQIISVSTPTLVYLGHVLHIIHVEKKVREKMKKQAQDEQANDFLKKGYKVPKYSNDNGKINLRGRLLRSYVLHVLVKILLEVGFIVGQYYLYGFTLQARFICVRFPCPHKVDCFLSRPTEKTVFIWFMLVVACVSLLLNLIELFYLFVKSVKECLDRRQDYTVTPVTPVLERKAFENKDQMIQNWVNLELELQGRKLGSGVAKSVASEENTANMGEVHI